Proteins encoded by one window of Bacteroidia bacterium:
- a CDS encoding T9SS type A sorting domain-containing protein, whose translation MKKFILLITIYCFLIQTSEAQINLVRNYSFEDTISCITGGGQVSKARYWQIVSFTPDYFHTCSPFWQVGIPFNNFGFQWPNTGEAYMGAISYSASTPLYRECIGQQLFSALSIGVKYYVTLKVCLAFSPSTGWNAACNKIGVLLSTTNYLNDSNIINNWCQVSSDSIIKDSINWVTVRGSFIADSAYSFITIGNLFSNANTDTINLSPSNTHQVYYYLDDVCLSTDSLFCESLTVLPEVIHNTKLGIYPSPAKDKIHIENLPSSTVSIEIINVNGIIIKKIYPIGRKNLVEDISIYQEGIYILKFNYEYSENTVKFIKSNY comes from the coding sequence ATGAAAAAATTTATACTATTAATTACCATTTACTGCTTTTTAATACAAACATCGGAAGCACAAATTAATTTAGTTAGAAACTATTCATTTGAAGATACAATAAGTTGTATAACAGGTGGCGGCCAAGTTTCAAAAGCAAGGTATTGGCAAATTGTATCTTTTACCCCAGATTATTTTCATACTTGTAGTCCTTTTTGGCAAGTAGGAATACCATTTAATAATTTTGGATTCCAATGGCCTAATACAGGAGAGGCTTATATGGGCGCAATTTCCTATTCCGCAAGCACACCTTTATATAGAGAATGTATTGGGCAGCAACTTTTCTCAGCTTTAAGCATAGGTGTTAAATACTATGTTACCTTGAAAGTTTGTTTAGCTTTTAGTCCAAGTACAGGTTGGAATGCTGCATGTAATAAAATAGGGGTTTTATTATCTACAACAAATTATTTAAATGATTCGAATATAATAAACAACTGGTGTCAAGTATCTTCTGATTCTATAATAAAAGATTCCATAAATTGGGTTACGGTAAGAGGGTCTTTTATTGCGGACTCCGCCTATTCTTTTATTACAATTGGTAATTTATTTAGCAATGCCAATACTGATACAATTAACTTGTCACCATCAAATACACATCAAGTATATTATTACCTTGATGATGTTTGCCTTTCTACAGATTCACTTTTTTGTGAATCATTAACTGTATTGCCTGAAGTAATTCACAATACAAAATTAGGTATTTATCCAAGCCCTGCCAAAGACAAGATACATATAGAAAACCTGCCTTCAAGCACAGTTTCGATTGAAATTATTAATGTGAACGGTATTATAATAAAAAAGATTTATCCTATAGGAAGGAAAAATTTAGTTGAAGATATTTCTATATATCAAGAAGGAATTTATATTTTAAAATTTAATTATGAATATTCAGAAAATACAGTGAAATTTATTAAATCTAACTATTAA
- a CDS encoding flavin reductase family protein: protein MIIDPTQIKTGEFHAMMLGAVAPRPIAFASTVDKDGNPNLSPFSFYNAFGSKPPILVFSPARRVRDNTIKHTLQNVQETREVVIGSVNYNIVHQASLASCEYPEDVNEFEKAGFTAVKAEKIKPFLIKESPVNFECKVLDVIETGKLGGAANLIICEILLMHVHDDILNESGRIEPDKIDLVARMGGDFYCRASGSAVFTVPKPNHKLGIGFDKIPETIRLSEVLTGNDLAQLANEETFPTADEVHQFNTAEEMTKFNEALAADPTNAKLARHLAARKLIHVGKIKEAWMLLLA, encoded by the coding sequence ATGATAATAGATCCCACACAAATAAAAACAGGTGAGTTTCATGCAATGATGCTTGGTGCTGTTGCACCACGCCCCATTGCCTTTGCCAGTACGGTTGATAAAGATGGTAACCCCAACTTGAGTCCTTTTAGTTTTTATAATGCCTTTGGCAGTAAACCACCAATACTTGTTTTCAGCCCGGCACGCAGAGTGCGCGACAACACCATTAAACACACGTTGCAAAATGTGCAAGAAACAAGAGAGGTAGTGATTGGTTCTGTAAATTACAATATAGTACATCAGGCATCATTAGCAAGTTGCGAATATCCTGAAGATGTAAATGAATTTGAAAAAGCAGGATTCACTGCAGTAAAGGCAGAGAAAATAAAGCCTTTTCTGATAAAAGAATCACCGGTAAATTTTGAATGTAAAGTTTTAGATGTTATTGAAACAGGCAAGTTAGGTGGTGCAGCTAATTTAATCATTTGCGAAATATTACTGATGCATGTACATGATGATATATTGAATGAGAGTGGAAGAATTGAACCTGATAAGATTGACCTGGTAGCGCGTATGGGAGGTGATTTTTATTGCAGAGCATCCGGCAGTGCAGTGTTCACAGTGCCTAAACCCAATCATAAGTTGGGTATTGGTTTCGATAAGATTCCGGAAACAATACGGTTGAGTGAAGTACTAACGGGTAACGACTTGGCGCAGTTAGCTAATGAAGAAACATTTCCTACAGCAGATGAAGTGCATCAATTCAATACGGCTGAAGAGATGACAAAGTTCAACGAGGCGCTAGCTGCTGATCCAACAAATGCAAAACTTGCCAGGCATCTGGCCGCAAGAAAGTTGATTCATGTAGGAAAAATTAAAGAAGCCTGGATGTTGCTATTGGCATGA